GGCTGGTCTGATTGCGTACTGCTTGAGAAGAATGAGCTGACTGCAGGCTCCACATGGCACGCGGCGGGCAACGTCCCGACCTTTTCGACGTCCTGGGCGATCATGAACATGCAGCGCTACTCGACCGAGCTATATGCGCGGCTCGGTGAAGAAGTCGATTATCCGATGAACTATCACCAGTCCGGCTCAATCCGTCTGGCCCACACCAAGGAGCGGATGCAGGAGTTCGAACGTGCCTGTTCCATGGGCCGTTATCAGGGCATCGAGATGGAGATGTGGACACCTGACCAAGCCAAGGAACATTACCCGTTTCTGGAAACGCACGATCTGGAAGGTGTGCTTTACGATCCCACGGATGGAGACATCGACCCGGCACAGGTGACGCAGGCGCTGGCTAAAGGTGCGCGCGACATGGGAGCCAAGATCATCCGCTTCTGCCCGGCAACGGGTGTAATGCAGAAGGAAGATAAGACCTGGATCGTGCAGACCGAGAAGGGCGATATCGAATGTGACTATGTGGTGAACGCCGCAGGTTATTATGCCCAGCGTGTCGGCGAATGGTTCAAGGATTATGGCGGCCGTACTGTGCCGATGATGGTAATGAGCCACCAGTACCTGCTAACCGAACAGATCCCGGAGGTGGAAGCCTGGACCAAGGCGCATGGAAAGAAATTGCCGCTGATCCGCGACGTGGATGTTTCTTATTACCTGCGGCAGGAGAAGAACGGCTATAATCTTGGCCCCTATGAGCCGAACTGCAGAGGTCACTGGATGACCGAAGACGACCAGATGCCGGACGACTTCTCGTTCCAGCTGTGGTCGGACGATCTGGACCGGATCGAGGATATCGTGACCGACGCCATGGAACGTGTGCCGCTGATGGCCACCTCCGGTGTGTCCAGCGTGATCAACGGTCCGATCCCCTACGCGCCCGATGGCCTGCCTCTGATCGGCCCGATGCCGGGGGTGGACAACGCGTTTGAGGCCTGCGTCTTTACTTTCGGCATCGCCCAGGGCGGTGGTGCTGGCAAGGTGCTGGCGGAATGGATCGTTGATGGTCAAACCGAGTGGGACATGTGGGCGGTCGATCCGCGCCGCTACACCGACTATACCGATCAGGATTACTGCGACCAGAAAGGTATGGAAGTCTACGGCAACGAATATGCTATGCATTTCCCGCACCACGAATGGCCCGCTGCACGTGATAAGAAGATGAGCCAGGTTCACACCGCGATCAAGGCGTTAGGCGGTGTGATG
The nucleotide sequence above comes from Phaeobacter inhibens DSM 16374. Encoded proteins:
- a CDS encoding GcvT family protein translates to MSDFPTKARVVIIGGGVVGCSALYHLAKKGWSDCVLLEKNELTAGSTWHAAGNVPTFSTSWAIMNMQRYSTELYARLGEEVDYPMNYHQSGSIRLAHTKERMQEFERACSMGRYQGIEMEMWTPDQAKEHYPFLETHDLEGVLYDPTDGDIDPAQVTQALAKGARDMGAKIIRFCPATGVMQKEDKTWIVQTEKGDIECDYVVNAAGYYAQRVGEWFKDYGGRTVPMMVMSHQYLLTEQIPEVEAWTKAHGKKLPLIRDVDVSYYLRQEKNGYNLGPYEPNCRGHWMTEDDQMPDDFSFQLWSDDLDRIEDIVTDAMERVPLMATSGVSSVINGPIPYAPDGLPLIGPMPGVDNAFEACVFTFGIAQGGGAGKVLAEWIVDGQTEWDMWAVDPRRYTDYTDQDYCDQKGMEVYGNEYAMHFPHHEWPAARDKKMSQVHTAIKALGGVMGAYNGWERANWFAKPGDDTSEEATHTWGRSGPWQQRIKEECEAVRDGVGVLDLPGFSRFNLSGEGAAEFLRGLVTGGLPKVGRMNLVYVSDDRGRILTEMSCIRHGEDHFTMITAGSAQWHDFEILKKALPAGLRLTDHTTEFATMIVTGPQSRDLFAGISDADLSLGWLTHQEATVAGKPAFLARVSYAGELGWEVHCANEHQPAIYDALLAGGAKPFGMYALNSLRIEKGYRTWKGDLSTDYSLLEGGLERFVKLDKPQDFPGKAAIQSEKQQGAKKSFVTLIVEAGDADAPYMSCIWKDGEIVGETTSGDWGYRVNASIALGMVRSDAAVPGTELEVEIYGEKCRAVVQEDKPLWDPGNDRLRA